A DNA window from Ostrea edulis chromosome 5, xbOstEdul1.1, whole genome shotgun sequence contains the following coding sequences:
- the LOC125651709 gene encoding chromodomain-helicase-DNA-binding protein 1-like isoform X1: protein MCFVLAYLQIELRRRQFCFQKMNFATLCTSDAILEKLKICGRLTSIEDPADFDSPLFGPLSNDKSPKSVSSQKDKKESIKKEADNNASGSGSDSGNSSSGSSSDDSDSESGSRSGSDTDSSSLDSDDSKSDNKEQRKTESVLDDTDSQDTQSTTQSTKRGRPRRSSINEIKQILREMSDDPDLLGLRRSGRAKKEPVRYNAMGESDDDDKSKKRGRRKGSDDWNDSDSGSDESDDYKPSTKALSRSGNRRSLRSAPPKRGHMTTNNLSDSDESESEDKDTISYRYSSKKVRRDYTTRRKGSKSKVSYKEDSDDQTDSDDLIEVALEQQEGEVEEDNKEIIEKVLDDRIGRSSATGSKTTIYNVQDSGDPNDGVIITTEDTEKQFLIKWKNWAHIHNTWESYKTLRDQKVHGLKKLDNYVRKQEEINEWKDQATPEDIDYFECQQEMVQELYQQHMLVERVIAHSNQKMANENNGYPDYLCKWQGLPYSECTWEEGELVSRKFQILVDEYNLRHKSQKTPTPAKYCKALRYRPKFTPLKIQPSFLGGDSLVLRDYQLDGVNWLMHTWSKENSVILADEMGLGKTIQTIGFLSILYNTFQVYGPNILVVPLSTIAAWQREFKLWAPEMNVVVYLGDISSRNKIREHEWCHSGNKRLKFNVLVTTYEILLKDKSFLGSVNWAVLMVDEAHRLKNDDSLLYKTLFEFNSNHRLLITGTPLQNSLKELWALLHFIMPDKFYKWSDFEDKHSSAQKTGFVGLHKELESFLLRRVKKDVEKSLPAKTEQILRVEMSSIQRQYYRWILTKNYKALSKGLKGNVSSFVNIIMELKKCCNHAQLVRPPEEETTDRLAALVKGSGKLILLDKLLLRLKESGHRVLIFSQMVRMLDILGEYLQMRHFQYQRLDGSVRGDLRRQAMDHFNAEGSIDFCFLLSTRAGGLGVNLATADTVIIFDSDWNPQNDLQAQARAHRIGQKNQVSVYRLVTKNSVEEDIVERAKRKMVLDHLVIQRMDTTGRTVLNRGIPSSNSTPFNKEELTSILKFGAEELFKENEDDEDEPQVDIDEILKRAETREVEDQNTGAGDELLSQFKVVSFDNMEDEEIEQTPGTKVEEEDKSWDTIIPEADRRRIDEEEEQKRLLELNLPPRPRKSIQQPQVGDDSDDNNRKKSRRHIDDDDSEDDEDDDDEDDDQPRKRGRPKMSKTSVKGFNDSEIRRFIKSFKKFGRPLTRLDAIACDAELQEKSESDLQRLAEVLAKGCEQAMEEAKSKMESETNEGGKKGNRGPSFKMSSVSVNAQAIVKAGQELEPLAAAIPTEKEEKKKYQLPHKVKAVHWDCVWDIEEDSNLLKGIYEYGMGSWEAIKMDPELQLHDKILPDGSDFKPQGKHLATRADYLLKVLKKNSGQENGGDTVSIGTSKPRKKRKGKPPKSTAEIIDKDFSDSEDDSRANLNNNSARDDNSRDSFVDHLKKKKKKDTVKSEKIPEEEDTRDSLDLKKRKKKASKKAKKNDAMHFTAGAVPVPVALETKFSGELPSDVFAKCKEMMRPVKKALKRLDNPDEGLSDREQLVHTRQCLLKIGDRINECMAHYNDPEVIKQWRSFLWIFVSKFTEFDAKKLHKLYKHAHRRREEEQEQEGGSTKPQTSEKHGNHVDKQSEGKKHKRPAEFGDGDKATKRPPHEHRAKEHKSSASVSNGPRHSTSTNSLSHKHSVLDSSHDSNSNDRWTHASPLARAEDQPRNRYDNSSSAYGRQQHYQDRSYHGNDPRFGDSHHRFNNDRREYSSSHSYHRDRGDHSSSYHSHHDHHGNYRSDHRGDRRPEYGQYGHRDYGSNRPDSSSYQSHSDRKRKGDAIPDRRSQKEPRILEDTNRSSFYSNSSQDAKI from the exons ATCTTGCGTGAAATGTCAGATGACCCTGACCTCTTGGGTCTTAGAAGGTCAGGAAGAGCCAAAAAAGAGCCTGTTAGATACAATGCTATG GGCGAAAGTGATGATGATGACAAATCTAAGAAAAGAGGAAGAAGAAAGGG TTCAGACGATTGGAACGATTCTGATAGTGGCAGTGATGAGAGTGATGATTACAAACCTTCTACAAAGGCCTTGTCCAG ATCTGGTAATAGGAGGAGTTTACGGTCAGCGCCACCCAAACGAGGACATATGACCACCAACAACCTCAGTGATTCTGATGAGTCTGAGAGCGAGGACAAAGACACTATTTCATACAGATACTCCTCCAAAAAAGTCAG gCGTGACTACACGACACGAAGGAAGGGAAGTAAAAGCAAagtcag CTATAAGGAAGACTCAGATGACCAGACAGATTCGGATGATCTGATTGAGGTTGCTTTAGAACAGCAAGAGGGAGAAGTGGAGGAAGACAACAAGGAAATTATAGAGAAAGTACTGGATGATCGGATTGGGCGGAGTTCAG CCACTGGAAGCAAAACcaccatatacaatgtacaggACAGTGGAGATCCGAATGATGGTGTCATCATAACAACAGAAGACACGGAGAAACAGTTCCTGATCAAATGGAAAAACTGGGCTCACATACACAACACCTGGGAGTCCTACAAAACACTCCGAGATCAAAAAGTCCATGGACTCAAGAAGTTGGACAACTATGTAAGGAAGCAAGAGGAAATCAATGAATG GAAAGATCAAGCAACCCCAGAGGATATTGACTACTTTGAATGTCAGCAGGAAATGGTTCAGGAACTGTATCAACAACATATGCTTGTGGAGAGAGTTATTG CTCACTCAAATCAGAAAATGGCGAATGAAAACAATGGTTATCCCGATTACCTGTGTAAGTGGCAAGGTCTTCCGTACTCGGAGTGTACATGGGAAGAGGGAGAACTGGTGTCACGGAAATTCCAGATCCTTGTGGATGAGTACAACCTGAGGCACAAGTCACAAAAGACGCCCACTCCAGCTAAATACTGCAAG GCTCTTCGATACCGTCCAAAATTTACTCCTCTGAAAATTCAGCCTTCATTTCTGGGTGGAGATAGTTTAGTATTAAGGGACTATCAGTTAGATGGTGTGAATTGGCTTATGCATACATGGTCAAA AGAAAACAGTGTGATCTTAGCAGATGAAATGGGATTAGGAAAAACTATTCAAACAATTggatttttatcaattttatacAATACATTCCAAGTGTATGGACCTAATATACTTGTGGTACCTTTGTCTACAATAGCTGCTTGGCAGAGGGAATTTAAGCTGTGGGCTCCTGAAATGAACGTTGTAGTATATTTAGGGGATATTTCTAGTCGAAATAAG ATTAGAGAACATGAATGGTGTCACAGTGGCAACAAAAGGTTAAAGTTCAATGTCCTGGTTACGACATATGAAATTCTTCTTAAAGATAAG tccTTCCTTGGCAGTGTTAACTGGGCTGTATTAATGGTAGACGAGGCCCATCGTCTGAAGAATGATGATTCACTTCTCTACAAAACTCTTTTTGAGTTTAATTCCAACCATAGACTTCTGATTACGGGTACTCCACTGCAGAACTCCCTCAAGGAACTGTGGGCTCTTCTTCATTTCATCATGCCAGACAA attttatAAGTGGTCCGACTTCGAGGATAAACACTCCTCAGCTCAGAAGACAGGGTTTGTGGGACTGCACAAAGAACTGGAATCTTTCCTGTTACGTCGAGTCAAAAAGGATGTAGAAAAATCTCTACCTGCTAAA ACAGAACAGATTCTTAGAGTAGAAATGTCATCTATACAAAGACAATATTACAG ATGGATTTTAACGAAAAACTACAAAGCATTAAGTAAAGGTCTGAAGGGTAATGTGTCAAGTTTTGTGAACATTATAATGGAACTGAAAAAATGCTGTAATCATGCTCAACTTGTTCGTCCGCCAGAAGAAGAGACAACAGACAGATTGGCA GCATTGGTCAAAGGCAGCGGCAAGCTGATTTTGTTAGACAAATTGTTACTGAGGCTCAAGGAATCAGGTCACCGAGTTCTAATTTTCTCCCAGATGGTGAGAATGCTGGACATTTTGGGAGAGTATCTACAAATGAGACATTTTCAATACCAA AGGTTAGATGGTTCTGTTCGAGGGGATCTAAGGAGGCAAGCGATGGACCACTTCAACGCCGAAGGCTCAATAGACTTTTGTTTTCTCCTGTCCACTCGAGCAGGAGGTCTTGGTGTTAATCTCGCAACGGCAGACACTGTCATTATTTTTGACAGCGACTGGAACCCCCAAAATGACTTACAAGCTCAGGCCAGAGCTCATAGGATAGGGCAAAAAAATCAG GTTAGTGTATACAGGCTCGTCACCAAGAACAGTGTAGAAGAAGATATAGTCGAGCGGGCTAAAAGAAAAATGGTGCTGGATCATCTGGTCATTCAAAGAATGGACACCACGGGTCGTACAGTGCTCAACCGTGGGATTCCTTCCAG TAATTCTACCCCCTTTAATAAAGAGGAGCTGACTTCCATTCTCAAATTTGGTGCTGAAGAattgtttaaagaaaatgaagatGATGAGGATGAACCACAG GTGGACATCGATGAGATTCTAAAGAGAGCGGAGACCAGAGAGGTGGAAGATCAGAACACCGGTGCGGGAGACGAGCTGCTGTCTCAGTTTAAAGTTGTCAGTTTTGACAATATGGAGGATGAAGAAATTGAACAGACACCAGGGACAAAAGTAGAGGAAGAAG ATAAGTCCTGGGACACAATTATTCCTGAAGCTGATAGAAGGAGAATTGATGAAGAGGAGGAACAAAAAAGATTGTTAGAGCTTAACCTGCCACCAAGACCTAGAAAATCTATACAACAG CCTCAGGTTGGTGATGACTCTGATGATAATAATAGAAAAAAGAGTAGAAGGCATATCGATGATGATGACAGTGAAGATGATGAGGATGATGATGACGAAGATGATGATCAACCCAGAAAACGAGGCCGACCAAAAATGTCAAAGACATCAGTCAAAGGATTTAATGATTCAGAAATTCGACGGTTTATTAAAAGCTTTAAGAAGTTTGGCAGACCATTGACAAG GTTGGATGCTATTGCATGTGATGCTGAGTTGCAGGAGAAGTCTGAGAGTGACCTACAGAGACTAGCAGAGGTGCTGGCCAAGGGATGTGAACAGGCCATGGAGGAGGCTAAAAGTAAAATGGAATCAGAAACCAATGAAG GGGGTAAGAAGGGAAATAGAGGACCGTCCTTTAAGATGTCTAGTGTGTCCGTGAATGCCCAGGCAATTGTCAAAGCTGGACAGGAGTTGGAGCCCCTGGCAGCAGCCATTCCGACAGAAAAGGAAGAGAAGAAAAA ATACCAACTTCCACACAAGGTGAAGGCTGTCCATTGGGACTGTGTATGGGACATAGAGGAGGACTCCAACCTCCTTAAGGGTATTTACGAGTACGGAATGGGCAGCTGGGAGGCCATTAAGATGGACCCAGAACTTCAGCTTCATGACAAG ATTCTGCCAGATGGTAGTGATTTCAAACCACAAGGAAAACACTTAGCTACACGGGCTGACTATCTCCTAAAGGTGCTCAAGAAGAATTCTGGTCAGGAAAATGGAGGG GACACTGTGTCCATTGGAACCAGCAAACCAAGAAAAAAGCGGAAAGGAAAACCACCAAAGTCTACAGCAGAAATAATTGACAAAGACTTCAGTGATTCTGAAGATGATTCTCGTGctaatttaaacaataataGTGCTAGAGACGACAACAGTCGTGATAGTTTTGTGGATCACctcaaaaagaagaaaaagaaggaCACTGTAAAGAGTGAAAAAATTCCTGAGGAGGAAGACACCAGGGATTCTTTGGATTTAAAAAAGAGGAAGAAGAAG gCATCCAAAAAAGCTAAGAAGAATGATGCGATGCATTTTACTGCTGGAGCAGTGCCAGTGCCTGTGGCATTAGAGACCAAATTCAGTGGAGAACTCCCCAGTGATGTGTTTGCTAAG TGTAAAGAAATGATGCGACCTGTGAAGAAAGCTTTAAAACGTTTAGATAACCCAGATGAGGGTTTATCTGACAGGGAGCAGTTGGTGCATACTCGACAGTGTTTGTTAAAAATTGGGGACAGGATAAATGAGTGTATGGCTCACTATAATGACCCAGAAGTCATCAAACAGTGGAGAAG TTTTCTCTGGATATTTGTATCCAAGTTCACGGAGTTTGATGCCAAAAAGCTTCATAAGTTGTACAAGCACGCTCACAGGAGACGGGAGGAGGAGCAGGAACAGGAG GGTGGCAGTACGAAGCCCCAGACCTCTGAGAAACACGGAAACCATGTAGACAAACAAAGTGAGGGCAAGAAACACAAACGACCGGCAGAATTTGGGGATGGGGACAAGGCCACCAAGAGACCCCCACATGAACATAGGGCCAAGGAACATAAAAG TTCCGCCTCAGTAAGTAATGGTCCCCGTCATAGTACCAGCACCAACAGCTTAAGTCACAAACACAGTGTCCTAGATTCTAGTCACGACTCCAACTCTAATGATAGGTGGACTCATGCTAGTCCCTTAGCAAGGGCTGAAGATCAACCTAGAAATAG GTACGACAACAGCTCAAGTGCCTATGGGCGTCAGCAGCATTACCAAGACAGGAGTTACCATGGCAATGACCCCAGATTTGGCGATTCACACCACAG ATTTAATAATGACCGGCGAGAATATTCCTCCAGCCATTCATACCATCGTGACCGCGGTGATCACTCATCAAGTTACCATTCCCATCATGATCACCATGGTAACTACCGGTCAGATCACAGAGGTGACCGTCGTCCAGAGTATGGACAATATGGACACCGAGATTACGGCAGCAACCGTCCTGACAGTAGTAG TTACCAGTCTCATTCAGATAGGAAGCGTAAAGGTGATGCAATTCCAGACCGTAGATCTCAGAAGGAGCCTCGAATTCTTGAGGACACGAATCGGTCATCGTTTTACTCCAACTCCAGTCAGGATGCCAAGATTTGA
- the LOC125651709 gene encoding chromodomain-helicase-DNA-binding protein 1-like isoform X2, which translates to MCFVLAYLQIELRRRQFCFQKMNFATLCTSDAILEKLKICGRLTSIEDPADFDSPLFGPLSNDKSPKSVSSQKDKKESIKKEADNNASGSGSDSGNSSGSSSDDSDSESGSRSGSDTDSSSLDSDDSKSDNKEQRKTESVLDDTDSQDTQSTTQSTKRGRPRRSSINEIKQILREMSDDPDLLGLRRSGRAKKEPVRYNAMGESDDDDKSKKRGRRKGSDDWNDSDSGSDESDDYKPSTKALSRSGNRRSLRSAPPKRGHMTTNNLSDSDESESEDKDTISYRYSSKKVRRDYTTRRKGSKSKVSYKEDSDDQTDSDDLIEVALEQQEGEVEEDNKEIIEKVLDDRIGRSSATGSKTTIYNVQDSGDPNDGVIITTEDTEKQFLIKWKNWAHIHNTWESYKTLRDQKVHGLKKLDNYVRKQEEINEWKDQATPEDIDYFECQQEMVQELYQQHMLVERVIAHSNQKMANENNGYPDYLCKWQGLPYSECTWEEGELVSRKFQILVDEYNLRHKSQKTPTPAKYCKALRYRPKFTPLKIQPSFLGGDSLVLRDYQLDGVNWLMHTWSKENSVILADEMGLGKTIQTIGFLSILYNTFQVYGPNILVVPLSTIAAWQREFKLWAPEMNVVVYLGDISSRNKIREHEWCHSGNKRLKFNVLVTTYEILLKDKSFLGSVNWAVLMVDEAHRLKNDDSLLYKTLFEFNSNHRLLITGTPLQNSLKELWALLHFIMPDKFYKWSDFEDKHSSAQKTGFVGLHKELESFLLRRVKKDVEKSLPAKTEQILRVEMSSIQRQYYRWILTKNYKALSKGLKGNVSSFVNIIMELKKCCNHAQLVRPPEEETTDRLAALVKGSGKLILLDKLLLRLKESGHRVLIFSQMVRMLDILGEYLQMRHFQYQRLDGSVRGDLRRQAMDHFNAEGSIDFCFLLSTRAGGLGVNLATADTVIIFDSDWNPQNDLQAQARAHRIGQKNQVSVYRLVTKNSVEEDIVERAKRKMVLDHLVIQRMDTTGRTVLNRGIPSSNSTPFNKEELTSILKFGAEELFKENEDDEDEPQVDIDEILKRAETREVEDQNTGAGDELLSQFKVVSFDNMEDEEIEQTPGTKVEEEDKSWDTIIPEADRRRIDEEEEQKRLLELNLPPRPRKSIQQPQVGDDSDDNNRKKSRRHIDDDDSEDDEDDDDEDDDQPRKRGRPKMSKTSVKGFNDSEIRRFIKSFKKFGRPLTRLDAIACDAELQEKSESDLQRLAEVLAKGCEQAMEEAKSKMESETNEGGKKGNRGPSFKMSSVSVNAQAIVKAGQELEPLAAAIPTEKEEKKKYQLPHKVKAVHWDCVWDIEEDSNLLKGIYEYGMGSWEAIKMDPELQLHDKILPDGSDFKPQGKHLATRADYLLKVLKKNSGQENGGDTVSIGTSKPRKKRKGKPPKSTAEIIDKDFSDSEDDSRANLNNNSARDDNSRDSFVDHLKKKKKKDTVKSEKIPEEEDTRDSLDLKKRKKKASKKAKKNDAMHFTAGAVPVPVALETKFSGELPSDVFAKCKEMMRPVKKALKRLDNPDEGLSDREQLVHTRQCLLKIGDRINECMAHYNDPEVIKQWRSFLWIFVSKFTEFDAKKLHKLYKHAHRRREEEQEQEGGSTKPQTSEKHGNHVDKQSEGKKHKRPAEFGDGDKATKRPPHEHRAKEHKSSASVSNGPRHSTSTNSLSHKHSVLDSSHDSNSNDRWTHASPLARAEDQPRNRYDNSSSAYGRQQHYQDRSYHGNDPRFGDSHHRFNNDRREYSSSHSYHRDRGDHSSSYHSHHDHHGNYRSDHRGDRRPEYGQYGHRDYGSNRPDSSSYQSHSDRKRKGDAIPDRRSQKEPRILEDTNRSSFYSNSSQDAKI; encoded by the exons ATCTTGCGTGAAATGTCAGATGACCCTGACCTCTTGGGTCTTAGAAGGTCAGGAAGAGCCAAAAAAGAGCCTGTTAGATACAATGCTATG GGCGAAAGTGATGATGATGACAAATCTAAGAAAAGAGGAAGAAGAAAGGG TTCAGACGATTGGAACGATTCTGATAGTGGCAGTGATGAGAGTGATGATTACAAACCTTCTACAAAGGCCTTGTCCAG ATCTGGTAATAGGAGGAGTTTACGGTCAGCGCCACCCAAACGAGGACATATGACCACCAACAACCTCAGTGATTCTGATGAGTCTGAGAGCGAGGACAAAGACACTATTTCATACAGATACTCCTCCAAAAAAGTCAG gCGTGACTACACGACACGAAGGAAGGGAAGTAAAAGCAAagtcag CTATAAGGAAGACTCAGATGACCAGACAGATTCGGATGATCTGATTGAGGTTGCTTTAGAACAGCAAGAGGGAGAAGTGGAGGAAGACAACAAGGAAATTATAGAGAAAGTACTGGATGATCGGATTGGGCGGAGTTCAG CCACTGGAAGCAAAACcaccatatacaatgtacaggACAGTGGAGATCCGAATGATGGTGTCATCATAACAACAGAAGACACGGAGAAACAGTTCCTGATCAAATGGAAAAACTGGGCTCACATACACAACACCTGGGAGTCCTACAAAACACTCCGAGATCAAAAAGTCCATGGACTCAAGAAGTTGGACAACTATGTAAGGAAGCAAGAGGAAATCAATGAATG GAAAGATCAAGCAACCCCAGAGGATATTGACTACTTTGAATGTCAGCAGGAAATGGTTCAGGAACTGTATCAACAACATATGCTTGTGGAGAGAGTTATTG CTCACTCAAATCAGAAAATGGCGAATGAAAACAATGGTTATCCCGATTACCTGTGTAAGTGGCAAGGTCTTCCGTACTCGGAGTGTACATGGGAAGAGGGAGAACTGGTGTCACGGAAATTCCAGATCCTTGTGGATGAGTACAACCTGAGGCACAAGTCACAAAAGACGCCCACTCCAGCTAAATACTGCAAG GCTCTTCGATACCGTCCAAAATTTACTCCTCTGAAAATTCAGCCTTCATTTCTGGGTGGAGATAGTTTAGTATTAAGGGACTATCAGTTAGATGGTGTGAATTGGCTTATGCATACATGGTCAAA AGAAAACAGTGTGATCTTAGCAGATGAAATGGGATTAGGAAAAACTATTCAAACAATTggatttttatcaattttatacAATACATTCCAAGTGTATGGACCTAATATACTTGTGGTACCTTTGTCTACAATAGCTGCTTGGCAGAGGGAATTTAAGCTGTGGGCTCCTGAAATGAACGTTGTAGTATATTTAGGGGATATTTCTAGTCGAAATAAG ATTAGAGAACATGAATGGTGTCACAGTGGCAACAAAAGGTTAAAGTTCAATGTCCTGGTTACGACATATGAAATTCTTCTTAAAGATAAG tccTTCCTTGGCAGTGTTAACTGGGCTGTATTAATGGTAGACGAGGCCCATCGTCTGAAGAATGATGATTCACTTCTCTACAAAACTCTTTTTGAGTTTAATTCCAACCATAGACTTCTGATTACGGGTACTCCACTGCAGAACTCCCTCAAGGAACTGTGGGCTCTTCTTCATTTCATCATGCCAGACAA attttatAAGTGGTCCGACTTCGAGGATAAACACTCCTCAGCTCAGAAGACAGGGTTTGTGGGACTGCACAAAGAACTGGAATCTTTCCTGTTACGTCGAGTCAAAAAGGATGTAGAAAAATCTCTACCTGCTAAA ACAGAACAGATTCTTAGAGTAGAAATGTCATCTATACAAAGACAATATTACAG ATGGATTTTAACGAAAAACTACAAAGCATTAAGTAAAGGTCTGAAGGGTAATGTGTCAAGTTTTGTGAACATTATAATGGAACTGAAAAAATGCTGTAATCATGCTCAACTTGTTCGTCCGCCAGAAGAAGAGACAACAGACAGATTGGCA GCATTGGTCAAAGGCAGCGGCAAGCTGATTTTGTTAGACAAATTGTTACTGAGGCTCAAGGAATCAGGTCACCGAGTTCTAATTTTCTCCCAGATGGTGAGAATGCTGGACATTTTGGGAGAGTATCTACAAATGAGACATTTTCAATACCAA AGGTTAGATGGTTCTGTTCGAGGGGATCTAAGGAGGCAAGCGATGGACCACTTCAACGCCGAAGGCTCAATAGACTTTTGTTTTCTCCTGTCCACTCGAGCAGGAGGTCTTGGTGTTAATCTCGCAACGGCAGACACTGTCATTATTTTTGACAGCGACTGGAACCCCCAAAATGACTTACAAGCTCAGGCCAGAGCTCATAGGATAGGGCAAAAAAATCAG GTTAGTGTATACAGGCTCGTCACCAAGAACAGTGTAGAAGAAGATATAGTCGAGCGGGCTAAAAGAAAAATGGTGCTGGATCATCTGGTCATTCAAAGAATGGACACCACGGGTCGTACAGTGCTCAACCGTGGGATTCCTTCCAG TAATTCTACCCCCTTTAATAAAGAGGAGCTGACTTCCATTCTCAAATTTGGTGCTGAAGAattgtttaaagaaaatgaagatGATGAGGATGAACCACAG GTGGACATCGATGAGATTCTAAAGAGAGCGGAGACCAGAGAGGTGGAAGATCAGAACACCGGTGCGGGAGACGAGCTGCTGTCTCAGTTTAAAGTTGTCAGTTTTGACAATATGGAGGATGAAGAAATTGAACAGACACCAGGGACAAAAGTAGAGGAAGAAG ATAAGTCCTGGGACACAATTATTCCTGAAGCTGATAGAAGGAGAATTGATGAAGAGGAGGAACAAAAAAGATTGTTAGAGCTTAACCTGCCACCAAGACCTAGAAAATCTATACAACAG CCTCAGGTTGGTGATGACTCTGATGATAATAATAGAAAAAAGAGTAGAAGGCATATCGATGATGATGACAGTGAAGATGATGAGGATGATGATGACGAAGATGATGATCAACCCAGAAAACGAGGCCGACCAAAAATGTCAAAGACATCAGTCAAAGGATTTAATGATTCAGAAATTCGACGGTTTATTAAAAGCTTTAAGAAGTTTGGCAGACCATTGACAAG GTTGGATGCTATTGCATGTGATGCTGAGTTGCAGGAGAAGTCTGAGAGTGACCTACAGAGACTAGCAGAGGTGCTGGCCAAGGGATGTGAACAGGCCATGGAGGAGGCTAAAAGTAAAATGGAATCAGAAACCAATGAAG GGGGTAAGAAGGGAAATAGAGGACCGTCCTTTAAGATGTCTAGTGTGTCCGTGAATGCCCAGGCAATTGTCAAAGCTGGACAGGAGTTGGAGCCCCTGGCAGCAGCCATTCCGACAGAAAAGGAAGAGAAGAAAAA ATACCAACTTCCACACAAGGTGAAGGCTGTCCATTGGGACTGTGTATGGGACATAGAGGAGGACTCCAACCTCCTTAAGGGTATTTACGAGTACGGAATGGGCAGCTGGGAGGCCATTAAGATGGACCCAGAACTTCAGCTTCATGACAAG ATTCTGCCAGATGGTAGTGATTTCAAACCACAAGGAAAACACTTAGCTACACGGGCTGACTATCTCCTAAAGGTGCTCAAGAAGAATTCTGGTCAGGAAAATGGAGGG GACACTGTGTCCATTGGAACCAGCAAACCAAGAAAAAAGCGGAAAGGAAAACCACCAAAGTCTACAGCAGAAATAATTGACAAAGACTTCAGTGATTCTGAAGATGATTCTCGTGctaatttaaacaataataGTGCTAGAGACGACAACAGTCGTGATAGTTTTGTGGATCACctcaaaaagaagaaaaagaaggaCACTGTAAAGAGTGAAAAAATTCCTGAGGAGGAAGACACCAGGGATTCTTTGGATTTAAAAAAGAGGAAGAAGAAG gCATCCAAAAAAGCTAAGAAGAATGATGCGATGCATTTTACTGCTGGAGCAGTGCCAGTGCCTGTGGCATTAGAGACCAAATTCAGTGGAGAACTCCCCAGTGATGTGTTTGCTAAG TGTAAAGAAATGATGCGACCTGTGAAGAAAGCTTTAAAACGTTTAGATAACCCAGATGAGGGTTTATCTGACAGGGAGCAGTTGGTGCATACTCGACAGTGTTTGTTAAAAATTGGGGACAGGATAAATGAGTGTATGGCTCACTATAATGACCCAGAAGTCATCAAACAGTGGAGAAG TTTTCTCTGGATATTTGTATCCAAGTTCACGGAGTTTGATGCCAAAAAGCTTCATAAGTTGTACAAGCACGCTCACAGGAGACGGGAGGAGGAGCAGGAACAGGAG GGTGGCAGTACGAAGCCCCAGACCTCTGAGAAACACGGAAACCATGTAGACAAACAAAGTGAGGGCAAGAAACACAAACGACCGGCAGAATTTGGGGATGGGGACAAGGCCACCAAGAGACCCCCACATGAACATAGGGCCAAGGAACATAAAAG TTCCGCCTCAGTAAGTAATGGTCCCCGTCATAGTACCAGCACCAACAGCTTAAGTCACAAACACAGTGTCCTAGATTCTAGTCACGACTCCAACTCTAATGATAGGTGGACTCATGCTAGTCCCTTAGCAAGGGCTGAAGATCAACCTAGAAATAG GTACGACAACAGCTCAAGTGCCTATGGGCGTCAGCAGCATTACCAAGACAGGAGTTACCATGGCAATGACCCCAGATTTGGCGATTCACACCACAG ATTTAATAATGACCGGCGAGAATATTCCTCCAGCCATTCATACCATCGTGACCGCGGTGATCACTCATCAAGTTACCATTCCCATCATGATCACCATGGTAACTACCGGTCAGATCACAGAGGTGACCGTCGTCCAGAGTATGGACAATATGGACACCGAGATTACGGCAGCAACCGTCCTGACAGTAGTAG TTACCAGTCTCATTCAGATAGGAAGCGTAAAGGTGATGCAATTCCAGACCGTAGATCTCAGAAGGAGCCTCGAATTCTTGAGGACACGAATCGGTCATCGTTTTACTCCAACTCCAGTCAGGATGCCAAGATTTGA